The proteins below are encoded in one region of Deinococcus detaillensis:
- the trhO gene encoding oxygen-dependent tRNA uridine(34) hydroxylase TrhO translates to MACSPDFTPPTAPKADVSSADLAAPAWVVAALYQFKAVENPSEWRQHLLGVLEPLGLCGTLLIAPEGVNGTLAGTRQAVTQLRTELAKLGFDDLEYKESLSQHRPFRCLKVRLKREIVTLGFYVAPRQRVGRYVEAQDWNALMADPDVLLIDTRNTYEIKAGTFEGAIDPQLSSFGEFPAWAGQHLAGQEGRKIAMFCTGGIRCEKSTSLLLELGFEDVYHLRGGILSYLEHVPETESRWNGECFVFDERVTVGHGLKVGAGEMCQSCGWPLTPLDAQHAEFERGVSCQHCFKRTTEPQKASFRERQQWYERRADENGAVERQP, encoded by the coding sequence ATGGCCTGCTCACCCGATTTTACCCCTCCCACTGCGCCGAAAGCGGACGTGTCGTCTGCCGATTTGGCCGCGCCTGCTTGGGTGGTGGCCGCGCTTTACCAGTTCAAAGCGGTGGAGAATCCCAGCGAATGGCGTCAGCACCTGCTTGGAGTGCTGGAGCCGCTGGGCCTGTGCGGCACGCTGCTGATTGCTCCCGAAGGCGTCAACGGCACGCTGGCCGGAACCCGTCAGGCCGTGACCCAGTTGCGAACCGAGTTGGCCAAGCTTGGCTTTGACGATTTGGAATACAAAGAATCGCTCAGTCAGCACAGGCCCTTTCGCTGCCTTAAGGTGCGTCTCAAGCGCGAAATCGTGACGCTGGGCTTCTACGTTGCGCCGCGTCAGCGGGTGGGCCGCTACGTAGAAGCCCAGGACTGGAACGCCCTGATGGCTGACCCCGACGTGCTGCTGATCGACACCCGCAACACCTACGAAATCAAAGCCGGAACGTTTGAGGGCGCAATTGATCCGCAGCTCAGCAGCTTCGGCGAGTTCCCGGCCTGGGCAGGGCAACACCTTGCCGGACAAGAGGGGCGCAAAATCGCCATGTTCTGCACTGGCGGCATTCGCTGCGAAAAGTCCACCAGTCTGCTGCTGGAACTCGGCTTTGAAGACGTTTATCACCTGAGGGGCGGCATTCTGAGTTACCTCGAACACGTTCCGGAGACAGAGAGCCGCTGGAACGGCGAGTGCTTTGTCTTTGACGAACGGGTCACCGTCGGGCACGGCCTCAAGGTCGGGGCGGGGGAGATGTGCCAGAGCTGCGGCTGGCCGCTGACGCCCCTTGACGCCCAGCACGCCGAGTTTGAGCGCGGGGTGAGCTGCCAGCACTGCTTTAAGCGCACCACTGAGCCGCAAAAAGCCAGCTTCCGGGAGCGTCAGCAGTGGTACGAGCGCCGAGCCGACGAAAACGGAGCAGTTGAAAGGCAGCCGTGA
- a CDS encoding metallophosphoesterase, which produces MSEVVVIPDLHGRLDLLRAAVREFPEAHFLSLGDAIDRGPQSLATVDELLRLHEQGRVTLLMGNHERMAQEGLRWYTQYTGTHDMGNYRKAMEGYQWWMQAGGDTIRKEMPSYAAEFGGPTSLTLEKFPPNLARYLDLLKRVVYVTADGIIHDQVPDEPSVLVAHASPPVSHPQYPNPESAALWLRPFEGPFALPPQVVYSVHGHTPVRVPTRMGRHLYLDMGAYETGRLALLPLQVHQVKAVTVLSGRGDPLRASRYPAFGEALPTRVVTLDNAPTRR; this is translated from the coding sequence ATGAGCGAAGTCGTCGTGATTCCCGATTTGCACGGGCGGCTCGATCTCCTCAGGGCCGCCGTGCGCGAATTTCCTGAGGCTCACTTTTTATCGCTGGGCGACGCTATAGATAGGGGGCCGCAGAGCTTGGCCACCGTGGATGAGCTGCTCAGGCTTCACGAGCAGGGCCGCGTCACCCTCCTGATGGGCAACCACGAGCGGATGGCCCAAGAGGGTCTGCGCTGGTACACCCAGTACACCGGCACGCACGACATGGGCAATTACCGCAAGGCCATGGAAGGCTACCAGTGGTGGATGCAGGCGGGTGGCGACACCATCCGCAAAGAAATGCCCAGCTACGCCGCCGAGTTTGGCGGCCCCACCTCGCTGACCCTCGAAAAGTTCCCGCCGAATCTGGCCCGCTACCTCGACTTGCTCAAGCGGGTGGTGTACGTCACCGCTGACGGCATCATCCATGATCAGGTGCCGGACGAACCGAGCGTCTTGGTGGCCCACGCCAGCCCGCCGGTCAGCCACCCGCAGTACCCCAACCCCGAGTCGGCGGCGCTGTGGCTGCGCCCTTTTGAAGGCCCGTTTGCGCTGCCGCCGCAGGTGGTCTACAGCGTTCACGGCCACACCCCCGTGCGCGTGCCCACCCGCATGGGCCGCCACCTCTACCTCGACATGGGCGCTTACGAAACGGGGCGGCTGGCGCTGCTTCCGCTGCAAGTCCACCAGGTCAAAGCGGTGACGGTGCTCAGCGGGCGCGGCGATCCGCTGCGGGCCAGCCGTTATCCGGCTTTCGGTGAAGCGCTGCCGACCCGCGTCGTGACGCTGGACAATGCGCCCACACGGCGCTGA
- a CDS encoding YbaN family protein — protein sequence MKLRPPPITRHLWLGLGFIFTAVGLVGTVLPLLPGTGFLVLAAWCFSRSSPKFEAWLLDLPLAGQLIRDYRDGLGMPLRAKIVACLSILLAVSLSLGRIPVLVGQVTWVLIGLFGMWYIIWRVPLRRVP from the coding sequence ATGAAGCTCAGGCCGCCCCCCATCACCCGCCACCTGTGGCTCGGCCTGGGGTTTATCTTCACTGCTGTGGGCCTTGTCGGCACCGTCTTGCCGCTGCTGCCCGGCACCGGATTTCTGGTGCTGGCGGCCTGGTGTTTTTCGCGCAGCAGCCCCAAGTTTGAAGCGTGGCTGCTCGATTTGCCGCTGGCCGGTCAACTCATCCGCGATTACCGTGACGGCTTGGGCATGCCGCTGCGGGCTAAAATCGTGGCTTGCCTCAGCATCCTGCTGGCGGTGAGCCTGAGTCTGGGACGCATTCCGGTGCTGGTCGGTCAGGTGACTTGGGTGCTGATTGGCCTTTTCGGCATGTGGTACATCATCTGGCGGGTGCCGCTGCGGCGCGTGCCCTGA
- a CDS encoding nucleotidyltransferase family protein → MNPTHMGEAEFKAAALSNPVNAALLERLGELAVPQLFLVAGCLFQTVWNVRSNRPPAEGLRDYDIFYWDEDTSYEAEDAVIRRAEALYADLGVLIEVRNQARVHLWFGDKYGHPRPPISSAREGIKQFLVLCTCVGMDAEGGVYAPYGFDDLSAGILRPNPLNHTPELYAAKVADYQRRWPWLRLAEG, encoded by the coding sequence ATGAACCCGACTCACATGGGTGAGGCCGAATTTAAGGCGGCGGCGCTAAGCAACCCGGTCAACGCCGCTCTACTGGAGCGGCTGGGCGAGTTGGCGGTGCCGCAGCTCTTTTTGGTGGCGGGCTGCCTGTTTCAAACGGTTTGGAATGTGCGCTCAAACCGCCCGCCCGCCGAGGGGCTGCGCGATTACGACATCTTCTACTGGGATGAAGACACCAGCTACGAAGCCGAGGACGCCGTAATTCGCCGCGCCGAGGCGCTGTATGCCGACTTGGGCGTGCTGATCGAAGTACGCAACCAAGCCCGCGTGCATCTGTGGTTTGGCGATAAGTACGGCCACCCGCGCCCACCCATTAGCAGTGCAAGAGAGGGCATCAAGCAGTTTTTGGTGCTTTGCACTTGCGTGGGCATGGACGCGGAAGGCGGAGTGTACGCTCCCTACGGCTTTGACGACCTCAGCGCGGGGATTTTGCGGCCCAATCCGCTCAACCACACGCCCGAACTCTACGCGGCGAAAGTGGCGGATTATCAGCGGCGCTGGCCCTGGCTGCGGCTGGCCGAGGGCTGA
- the pnp gene encoding polyribonucleotide nucleotidyltransferase, with translation MTSKTPRTFTTMLGDKELSIETGKLAKLVSGSVTVRYGDTILLVTAQARDERSTLDFLPLTVEFEERHYAVGKIPGSFHRREGRPGEKAILSARITDRQIRPLFPKNYRQETQVIITVISADGENTPDVLGPIGASAALSISDIPWEGPTACVRVGQIDGQFVINPTLSQLEHSPMDLVVAGTKDAILMVEAGAKTVDEDVLVSAIEFAHAQMQPVIALIEQMRTELGQEKFSFTADADPAAEMLPALAADAKAAGLRDALLTNGKKERGTKIKALRDGLIAARVPDATAEGAATLVTALKNAFYKVEKQELRRLILEEDLRADGRNTRTVRPIWIEARPLPRAHGSAIFTRGETQVLGVATLGTERDEILIDDLTPETGDKFMLHYNFPPYSTGEVKRMGGQSRREIGHGNLAKRAIRAVLPSFETFPYVIRLVGEVLESNGSSSMATVCAGTLALMDAGVPISAPVAGVAMGLVMEDGNYKILTDILGSEDALGDMDFKVCGSAQGVTALQMDIKIQGITPQIMREALSQAKDARLHILGKMAEVLAAPRPELSPTAPRIISIKINPELIGKVIGPGGKQVRELEAMGAQVTIEEDGTIRIFSSDGAAAKAVQEKIEAVTRSAKVGEEFDGTVVKTAPFGAFVNLFAGQDGMLHISQISEERINAVEDALNVGDKLRVKIVSIDDRGKIDLIRPELEGKIAPREARAPREGGERRGPPRR, from the coding sequence ATGACTTCTAAAACCCCCAGAACATTTACCACCATGCTCGGCGACAAAGAACTGAGCATTGAAACCGGCAAGCTCGCCAAATTGGTCAGCGGCTCGGTCACTGTGCGCTACGGCGACACCATCTTGCTGGTCACGGCGCAGGCCAGAGACGAGCGCAGCACGCTGGACTTTTTGCCGCTGACGGTGGAATTTGAAGAGCGCCACTACGCCGTGGGCAAGATTCCCGGCTCGTTTCACCGCCGCGAAGGTCGGCCCGGCGAGAAAGCCATTTTGTCGGCCCGCATCACTGACCGCCAGATTCGCCCGCTGTTTCCCAAAAACTACCGCCAGGAGACCCAAGTCATCATCACGGTGATCTCGGCAGACGGTGAAAATACCCCCGATGTGCTGGGGCCAATCGGCGCTTCTGCGGCACTGAGCATCTCGGATATTCCCTGGGAAGGCCCCACCGCCTGCGTGCGGGTCGGACAGATCGACGGCCAGTTCGTCATCAACCCGACGCTCAGCCAGCTCGAGCACAGCCCGATGGACTTGGTAGTGGCCGGAACCAAAGACGCCATTTTGATGGTCGAAGCCGGAGCAAAAACCGTGGACGAGGACGTGCTGGTGTCGGCCATCGAGTTCGCCCACGCCCAGATGCAGCCGGTGATTGCGCTGATCGAGCAGATGCGAACCGAACTGGGTCAGGAGAAGTTCAGCTTCACCGCCGACGCCGACCCCGCCGCTGAGATGCTGCCCGCGCTGGCCGCCGACGCCAAAGCCGCTGGCCTGCGCGACGCCCTGCTGACCAACGGCAAAAAAGAGCGCGGCACCAAGATCAAGGCGCTGCGAGATGGCCTGATCGCTGCCCGCGTGCCCGACGCCACCGCTGAGGGAGCCGCCACGCTGGTTACCGCCCTCAAAAACGCCTTTTACAAAGTCGAAAAGCAGGAACTCCGCCGCCTGATTCTGGAAGAAGACCTCCGCGCCGACGGACGCAATACCCGCACCGTCCGGCCCATCTGGATCGAGGCCCGTCCTCTCCCCCGCGCTCACGGCTCGGCTATTTTTACACGCGGTGAAACGCAAGTCTTGGGCGTGGCCACCCTCGGCACCGAGCGCGACGAGATTCTCATTGATGATCTGACTCCCGAAACCGGCGACAAGTTCATGCTGCACTACAACTTCCCGCCGTACTCCACTGGCGAAGTCAAGCGGATGGGCGGACAGTCGCGGCGCGAGATCGGCCACGGCAACCTCGCCAAGCGGGCCATTCGGGCGGTGCTGCCCAGTTTCGAGACCTTCCCCTACGTGATCCGCTTGGTGGGCGAGGTGCTGGAAAGCAACGGCTCCAGCAGCATGGCCACCGTCTGCGCGGGCACCTTAGCGCTGATGGACGCGGGCGTGCCGATCAGCGCTCCGGTGGCGGGCGTGGCGATGGGTTTGGTCATGGAAGACGGCAACTACAAGATCTTGACCGACATCCTCGGCTCGGAAGACGCGCTGGGGGATATGGATTTCAAGGTTTGCGGCAGCGCTCAGGGCGTGACCGCTTTACAAATGGACATCAAGATTCAGGGCATCACCCCGCAGATCATGCGTGAGGCGCTGAGTCAGGCCAAAGACGCCCGCCTGCACATCCTGGGCAAGATGGCCGAAGTGCTGGCGGCGCCACGCCCCGAACTCTCACCCACCGCGCCGCGCATCATCAGCATCAAGATCAATCCTGAACTCATCGGCAAAGTCATCGGGCCGGGCGGCAAACAGGTGCGCGAACTCGAAGCGATGGGCGCACAAGTCACCATCGAGGAAGACGGCACCATTCGCATTTTCAGCAGCGACGGCGCAGCGGCCAAAGCGGTGCAGGAAAAGATAGAGGCCGTGACCCGCAGCGCCAAAGTCGGCGAGGAATTCGACGGCACCGTAGTCAAGACCGCGCCGTTCGGAGCGTTCGTCAACTTATTCGCAGGCCAGGACGGGATGCTGCACATCTCGCAGATCAGCGAGGAGCGCATCAATGCCGTCGAGGACGCGCTGAACGTGGGCGACAAATTGCGGGTCAAGATCGTGAGCATCGACGACCGGGGCAAGATCGATTTGATCCGCCCCGAACTCGAAGGCAAAATTGCTCCGCGTGAGGCCCGAGCGCCCCGCGAAGGCGGCGAACGGCGCGGGCCACCCAGACGCTAA
- the icd gene encoding NADP-dependent isocitrate dehydrogenase yields the protein MTQNTHVKRPTQGEKISMQGGKLIVPDQPIIPFVEGDGTGPDIWRASVRVLDAAVEKAYGAQRKIEWMEVYAGEKAVNTYGEGVWLPEETLEMFREYLFGIKGPLTTPVGGGIRSINVALRQELDLYACVRPVQYFKGVPSPVKRPEDVDMIIFRENTEDIYAGIEYKDGTPERDKLLKFLLEEMGVTAIRFPDTVGLGIKPVSREGTERLVRAAIQYAIDNDKKSVALVHKGNIMKFTEGAFRDWGYDLAKREFGGVEIDGGPWQKLPGGIIIKDVIADNFLQQILLRPTDYDVIATLNLNGDYLSDALAAQVGGIGIAPGANINYETGHAIFEATHGTAPKYAGKDVINPSSVILSGEMMLRYMGWTEAADLILNSLTKTIGEKTVTYDFARNLEGANEVKTSAFADALIANM from the coding sequence ATGACACAAAATACACACGTAAAGCGGCCCACCCAAGGCGAGAAGATTTCGATGCAAGGCGGAAAACTGATCGTACCCGATCAGCCGATCATTCCCTTCGTGGAAGGCGACGGCACCGGCCCCGACATCTGGCGGGCCAGCGTGCGGGTGCTGGACGCCGCCGTAGAGAAGGCTTACGGCGCTCAGCGCAAGATCGAGTGGATGGAAGTCTACGCCGGAGAAAAAGCCGTTAACACTTACGGTGAAGGCGTCTGGCTTCCCGAAGAAACGCTAGAGATGTTCCGCGAATATCTGTTCGGCATCAAAGGCCCATTGACCACGCCGGTGGGCGGCGGCATTCGCAGCATCAACGTGGCGCTGCGCCAGGAACTCGACCTCTACGCCTGCGTGCGCCCCGTTCAGTACTTCAAAGGCGTGCCCAGCCCGGTCAAGCGCCCCGAAGACGTGGACATGATCATCTTCCGCGAGAACACCGAGGACATCTACGCCGGTATCGAGTACAAAGACGGCACCCCTGAGCGCGACAAGCTCCTCAAATTCCTGCTCGAAGAAATGGGCGTCACCGCCATCCGCTTCCCCGACACGGTGGGCCTCGGCATCAAGCCGGTGTCGCGTGAAGGCACTGAGCGCCTCGTTCGCGCCGCCATCCAGTACGCCATTGACAACGACAAAAAGAGCGTGGCGCTGGTTCACAAGGGCAACATCATGAAGTTCACTGAGGGAGCCTTCCGCGATTGGGGCTACGACCTCGCCAAGCGCGAATTTGGCGGCGTGGAAATCGACGGTGGGCCTTGGCAGAAATTGCCCGGCGGCATCATCATCAAAGACGTGATCGCTGACAACTTTCTCCAGCAGATTTTGCTGCGCCCCACTGACTATGACGTGATTGCCACCCTGAACCTCAACGGCGATTACCTCAGTGACGCGCTGGCCGCGCAGGTCGGCGGCATCGGCATCGCGCCGGGAGCCAACATCAATTACGAAACCGGCCACGCCATCTTCGAGGCGACTCACGGCACCGCGCCCAAGTACGCCGGAAAAGACGTCATCAACCCCAGCTCAGTGATCTTGTCGGGCGAAATGATGCTGCGCTACATGGGCTGGACCGAAGCCGCTGACTTGATTCTCAACTCGCTGACCAAAACCATCGGTGAGAAGACCGTGACCTACGACTTTGCCCGCAACCTGGAAGGCGCGAACGAAGTCAAGACCAGCGCCTTTGCCGACGCTTTGATCGCCAATATGTAA
- a CDS encoding GNAT family N-acetyltransferase — MKAAESPDKHPLDNPVWHALTGPQKGFALQAGPMRWYPPDVAPFCAFEERNEAALELALADPQLASRSVVLFRPQLEPAPLGWTLTHHSSAVQMICPDDSRLISPDIQTATLTSADVPDILALVKLTKPGPFRSRTTELGEYFGVREAGQLVALSGERLRLGGFTEVSAVSTHPDWRGRGFAGALVSQVARKAFSEGQTPFLHVMEGNAGAIRLYQSLGFVERARIHLSVWAALN; from the coding sequence GTGAAAGCCGCCGAGTCACCAGACAAGCACCCGCTGGACAACCCGGTTTGGCACGCCCTGACCGGGCCGCAAAAAGGTTTTGCCCTTCAAGCTGGCCCGATGCGCTGGTATCCGCCGGACGTCGCGCCCTTCTGCGCTTTTGAGGAGCGCAATGAAGCGGCGCTCGAACTGGCTTTGGCCGATCCGCAGCTGGCTTCTCGTTCCGTGGTGCTGTTCCGGCCCCAGCTTGAACCGGCCCCTCTCGGTTGGACGCTGACGCATCACAGCAGCGCCGTGCAGATGATCTGCCCCGACGATTCACGCTTGATCAGTCCTGACATTCAGACCGCCACACTCACCTCCGCCGATGTCCCCGACATCTTGGCGCTGGTCAAGCTGACTAAGCCCGGCCCGTTTAGATCGCGCACCACCGAGCTGGGGGAGTATTTCGGCGTGCGGGAAGCGGGGCAACTGGTGGCGCTGAGCGGCGAACGGCTGCGGCTGGGCGGCTTTACTGAGGTCAGCGCGGTGTCGACCCACCCCGACTGGCGCGGGCGCGGCTTTGCGGGCGCGTTGGTCAGTCAGGTGGCCCGCAAAGCCTTCAGCGAAGGTCAAACGCCGTTTTTGCATGTGATGGAAGGCAACGCCGGAGCCATCCGCCTGTATCAGTCGCTGGGCTTCGTGGAACGCGCCCGCATTCACCTGTCGGTGTGGGCCGCTCTAAACTAG
- a CDS encoding alanine--tRNA ligase-related protein, translating to MILPIPTQPLYYASPSQLHFSALVTEVKGQQVALSATAFYPEGGGQNADTGWLAWNGGEAQILDTQKDKADKTSGVIWHTFSGDTPPVGAEVRGEVDAQSRWRSMQRHSAEHLLAQAFFRLDLSFAVAAVSMRSAECTIDLQGQPTETDARAAETLLRETLGRRQLQLRNIEVPEAELGDYPLRRTTKVSGKVRLVIFEDAPLEGEVGQFFDVSACGGLHVPWAAMALPVAILRTERIKGDLTRVVFVAGEEAAEFLGRTYQASKALAATFSAGPSDLTDRVEALRRAAQEQSVQLAAAQTALIGHDVAAAPAEQIGAVILRVLNITDPALIPMALSATPSGEVLLVTTPSGRVGLGSASGVHVGELLRSAFVKVGGKGGGKPGAAQGQTENVAGVVAAVRELLSQA from the coding sequence ATGATTTTGCCGATTCCCACCCAGCCGCTGTATTACGCTTCTCCCAGCCAACTGCACTTCAGCGCCCTCGTCACCGAAGTGAAGGGGCAGCAGGTGGCCCTGTCTGCCACCGCATTTTACCCCGAAGGCGGCGGGCAAAATGCCGACACCGGCTGGCTGGCGTGGAACGGCGGCGAAGCGCAGATTCTGGACACCCAGAAAGACAAAGCCGACAAAACCAGCGGCGTGATTTGGCACACCTTCAGCGGAGATACGCCGCCGGTCGGCGCGGAAGTGCGCGGCGAGGTGGACGCCCAGTCGCGCTGGCGCAGTATGCAGCGCCACAGCGCCGAGCATCTGCTGGCGCAGGCGTTTTTTCGGCTCGATCTCAGCTTCGCAGTGGCGGCGGTCAGCATGCGGAGCGCCGAATGCACCATCGATTTGCAGGGCCAGCCCACCGAAACCGACGCACGGGCAGCTGAAACGCTGCTGCGAGAAACGTTGGGCCGACGCCAACTCCAGCTGCGCAATATCGAAGTGCCGGAAGCCGAACTGGGGGACTATCCGCTGCGCCGCACCACTAAAGTGAGTGGCAAAGTGCGCCTGGTCATCTTTGAAGACGCTCCCCTTGAGGGCGAAGTGGGTCAGTTTTTTGACGTGAGCGCTTGCGGCGGCCTGCATGTGCCCTGGGCGGCGATGGCCTTGCCGGTGGCGATCTTGCGAACCGAGCGCATCAAAGGTGACCTGACCCGCGTGGTGTTCGTGGCGGGCGAGGAAGCCGCCGAATTTCTGGGCCGCACCTACCAAGCGTCTAAGGCGTTGGCTGCTACCTTCAGTGCTGGCCCGAGTGATCTCACCGACCGAGTGGAAGCGCTGCGCCGCGCCGCTCAGGAGCAAAGTGTTCAGCTCGCCGCCGCGCAAACGGCCTTGATCGGCCATGACGTTGCCGCTGCGCCCGCTGAGCAAATTGGAGCTGTGATTTTGCGCGTTTTGAACATCACCGATCCGGCCCTGATTCCAATGGCGCTGAGCGCCACCCCCAGCGGTGAAGTCCTGTTGGTGACAACGCCAAGTGGAAGAGTAGGCCTCGGCAGCGCTTCTGGCGTCCACGTGGGCGAGCTGCTGCGCTCAGCTTTTGTCAAAGTCGGCGGCAAGGGCGGAGGCAAACCCGGAGCCGCTCAGGGCCAGACCGAAAACGTGGCGGGCGTGGTGGCAGCGGTGCGGGAGCTGCTGAGCCAAGCGTAA
- a CDS encoding response regulator produces MPPHTTPIQILLVEDNEPDVLLTQEAFWEAQLPTELHVARDGVEALQMLRREQHYADMPRPDVILLDINMPRKNGLEVLAELKADPDLRTIPVVVLTTSQAEEDIMRSYQSHASSYIVKPVEFDEFYSAIRALGQYMLNTVRLPPR; encoded by the coding sequence ATGCCTCCTCATACTACTCCCATTCAAATTTTACTGGTTGAGGACAACGAACCGGACGTGCTGCTGACTCAGGAAGCCTTCTGGGAAGCGCAACTGCCCACCGAGCTGCATGTCGCCCGCGACGGCGTGGAGGCTTTGCAAATGCTGCGCCGTGAGCAGCACTACGCCGACATGCCGCGCCCCGACGTGATTTTGCTGGACATCAATATGCCGCGCAAAAACGGCCTCGAAGTGCTGGCCGAACTTAAAGCCGACCCTGACCTGCGAACTATTCCGGTGGTGGTGCTGACCACCTCGCAGGCCGAGGAAGACATCATGCGGAGTTACCAGAGCCACGCCAGCAGTTACATCGTCAAGCCGGTGGAGTTTGATGAGTTTTACAGCGCGATTCGGGCGCTCGGTCAGTACATGCTCAACACGGTTCGGCTGCCGCCACGCTGA
- a CDS encoding AI-2E family transporter → MTPTRSIPGLLSVLWRLPWLRLLVYLALVALVVVLARLLASVVVTALIAYALAFVVHPVLAWLEKRRVKRTLGVLLVVVFLLSVVSLLSWTVLSQVVSLIGELPALAARLPDLIGGLLKRLSSVPGLESAQKQFSVFLTQEAQQLRNNLGPTFQRLLTSGGTVLGGVVSVVGWLGQGVLVLILSVYFMLDYERVGHGFLRILPLAWQPTALQLSEDVALAFGGYLRGQLLIGLAVGALVALGLILLGIPNALAIGLLAAVLDIVPYLGPVVSALPAVLLALPSGWVTVLLVVGVFIVANQIEGNLLSPFIMGKTTNLSPAAVLLAILAGLTLGGLVGAVLAIPTVTLLWRWTLRYWLPSAAYNSPPKA, encoded by the coding sequence ATGACGCCCACCCGCAGCATTCCCGGTCTGCTCTCGGTTCTCTGGCGGCTGCCGTGGTTGCGGCTGCTCGTTTACTTGGCGCTGGTGGCGCTGGTCGTGGTGCTGGCGCGGCTGCTCGCCAGCGTCGTCGTGACGGCCCTGATCGCTTACGCCCTGGCGTTTGTGGTGCATCCGGTGCTGGCGTGGCTGGAAAAGCGCAGAGTCAAACGGACGCTCGGTGTGCTGCTGGTGGTGGTCTTTTTGCTGTCGGTGGTTTCGCTGCTGTCTTGGACGGTGCTTTCGCAGGTGGTCAGTCTCATCGGTGAGTTGCCGGCGCTGGCGGCCCGCCTGCCCGACTTGATCGGCGGGCTGCTCAAGCGCCTGAGCAGCGTGCCGGGCCTGGAAAGCGCTCAGAAGCAGTTCTCTGTGTTCCTGACCCAAGAAGCCCAGCAGCTCAGAAACAACTTGGGGCCGACCTTCCAGCGCCTGCTGACTTCGGGCGGCACCGTGCTGGGCGGGGTGGTCAGCGTGGTGGGTTGGCTCGGCCAAGGCGTGCTGGTGCTGATTTTGAGCGTTTATTTCATGCTCGATTACGAGCGGGTGGGTCACGGATTTCTGCGCATCTTGCCGCTGGCGTGGCAGCCCACTGCCCTTCAGCTCTCGGAAGACGTGGCGCTGGCGTTTGGCGGCTACCTGCGCGGCCAGCTCCTGATCGGCCTGGCGGTGGGCGCACTGGTGGCGCTGGGCCTGATCCTTCTGGGCATTCCCAACGCCCTGGCCATCGGCCTGCTGGCGGCGGTGCTGGACATCGTGCCGTATCTGGGGCCGGTGGTTTCGGCGCTGCCCGCCGTGCTGCTGGCCCTGCCCAGCGGCTGGGTCACGGTGCTGCTGGTGGTGGGGGTGTTTATCGTCGCCAATCAGATCGAGGGAAACCTCTTGTCGCCGTTCATCATGGGCAAGACCACCAATCTCAGCCCGGCGGCGGTGCTGCTGGCCATTTTGGCGGGGCTGACGCTCGGGGGCTTGGTCGGCGCGGTGCTGGCCATTCCCACTGTGACGCTGCTGTGGCGCTGGACTCTGCGTTACTGGCTGCCCAGCGCGGCTTACAACTCGCCCCCCAAAGCCTGA
- a CDS encoding [LysW]-aminoadipate kinase: protein MIVVKVGGSAGIDYGAVCADIANLWKSGQKLVLVHGGSGETNRVAEALGHPPKFVTSPSGYTSRFTDRQTLEIFEMVYCGKINKGIVERLQRLGVNAVGLSGLDGRIFEGKHKDSVRSVEGGKVKVLRGDHTGTVEKVNTGLIELLLGAGYLPVLTPPAVSYEGVAINVDGDRAAAALAVALKASTMLLLSNVPGLLRDYPDEASLIRTIAASDVESYLEFAQDRMKKKVLGAAEAVKGGVGRVIFGDARAGEPVSAALAGAGTVVQ, encoded by the coding sequence ATGATTGTAGTGAAAGTGGGCGGCAGCGCCGGAATTGATTACGGCGCGGTGTGCGCCGATATCGCCAACCTCTGGAAGAGTGGGCAAAAGCTGGTGCTGGTTCACGGCGGCAGCGGCGAGACCAACCGCGTGGCCGAGGCGCTGGGCCACCCGCCCAAGTTCGTGACCAGTCCCAGCGGTTACACCTCGCGCTTCACCGACCGCCAAACGCTTGAAATCTTCGAGATGGTTTACTGCGGCAAGATTAACAAAGGCATCGTGGAGAGGTTGCAGCGCCTCGGCGTCAACGCGGTGGGCCTCAGCGGCTTGGACGGGCGGATTTTTGAAGGCAAGCATAAGGACAGCGTGCGCTCGGTGGAGGGCGGCAAAGTCAAAGTTTTGCGCGGCGACCACACCGGCACGGTGGAAAAAGTCAACACCGGGCTGATTGAACTGCTGCTGGGTGCCGGTTATTTGCCCGTTCTAACTCCGCCCGCTGTCAGCTATGAAGGCGTGGCCATCAACGTGGACGGCGACCGGGCGGCGGCGGCACTGGCGGTGGCTCTCAAAGCGTCGACGATGCTGCTGCTCTCCAACGTGCCGGGCCTGCTACGCGATTATCCCGACGAGGCCAGTTTGATCCGCACCATTGCGGCCAGTGACGTGGAGTCGTACCTCGAATTTGCCCAAGACCGCATGAAAAAGAAAGTGCTGGGCGCGGCGGAAGCGGTGAAAGGGGGGGTGGGAAGAGTTATTTTTGGTGACGCCCGCGCCGGAGAGCCGGTCAGCGCGGCCCTGGCCGGAGCCGGAACGGTGGTGCAGTGA